One genomic region from Marinobacter szutsaonensis encodes:
- a CDS encoding histone deacetylase family protein, which yields MKAFFHPAQDQHIPQTYFTRGQMRQPQEVPDRTGQMLDGLKEMGVSVLQPADQGAGPISKVHDLGYLRFLESAHRRWKQMDDWGDEVISNIFVRSPNHLTGILAEAARYQADGSCPIGENTWHAAYWSAQSALGAADALIAGDRTSYAVCRPPGHHARRDAAGGFCYLNNAAIAAEHMKSRFPKIVIFDTDMHHGQGIQEIFYDRSDVLYISIHGDPTNFYPVVSGFENERGEGEGFGYNINMPMPHGSSEEDFFAKVDEALAAIKLFQPDALILTLGFDIYKNDPQAKVSVSSEGFHRLSTHIRRLGLPTLIVQEGGYDLEALSTNVQQFFRGLEG from the coding sequence ATGAAAGCGTTTTTCCATCCCGCACAGGATCAGCATATCCCCCAGACCTACTTTACCCGTGGGCAGATGCGTCAGCCGCAGGAAGTGCCTGATCGCACCGGTCAAATGCTGGACGGCCTGAAGGAGATGGGTGTTTCGGTCCTGCAACCGGCGGACCAGGGTGCCGGCCCGATATCGAAGGTTCATGATTTGGGCTATCTCCGCTTTCTGGAGTCCGCCCACCGCCGGTGGAAACAGATGGATGACTGGGGGGACGAGGTGATCTCGAACATTTTCGTCCGCTCGCCCAATCACCTGACCGGCATTCTCGCCGAGGCGGCTCGCTACCAGGCTGATGGCAGCTGTCCGATTGGTGAAAACACCTGGCATGCAGCCTACTGGTCAGCCCAGAGTGCCCTGGGGGCAGCCGATGCACTGATTGCCGGCGACAGAACGTCCTATGCGGTATGCCGCCCCCCCGGACATCATGCCCGCCGGGACGCGGCCGGTGGTTTTTGCTACCTGAACAACGCTGCCATTGCCGCCGAACACATGAAATCCCGGTTCCCGAAAATCGTCATCTTTGATACCGATATGCATCACGGCCAGGGTATCCAGGAGATTTTCTACGATCGCAGTGATGTGCTGTACATTTCCATCCACGGGGATCCCACCAACTTCTATCCGGTGGTGAGTGGCTTTGAGAACGAACGTGGCGAGGGCGAAGGCTTCGGCTACAACATCAATATGCCCATGCCCCACGGCTCCAGCGAGGAGGATTTCTTCGCCAAAGTGGACGAGGCCCTGGCCGCCATCAAACTGTTCCAGCCTGATGCCCTGATTCTCACCCTGGGCTTTGACATCTACAAGAACGACCCCCAGGCCAAGGTATCGGTATCCTCGGAAGGTTTCCACCGGCTAAGCACTCACATCCGCCGGCTGGGCCTGCCCACGCTGATTGTCCAGGAGG